A window from Vanessa atalanta chromosome 16, ilVanAtal1.2, whole genome shotgun sequence encodes these proteins:
- the LOC125069891 gene encoding inhibitor of growth protein 5, producing MTSALYLEHYLDSLQHLPIELQRNFKLMRDLDDRAHGLMRTIDLMADELLPNIPKMDEETKKEKVNTIQGLFNKAKEYGDDKVQLAIQTYELVDKHIRRLDSDLARFESEIQEKVMSSRAAQQAATDQESNPATVKKGRKKHKGSEKAAATTGKKKRTGASSEEDAVASGRSAAKKKAQRKGTTTTTTAVKEQEENADLDSVAGMAHPSDVLDMPVDPNEPTYCLCHQVSYGEMIGCDNPDCPIEWFHFACVDLKIKPKGKWYCPKCTQDRKKK from the coding sequence atGACTTCAGCTTTATATTTGGAACATTACCTGGACAGTTTGCAGCATTTACCTATAGAAttacaaagaaattttaaattaatgaggGATCTCGACGACAGAGCTCACGGCCTAATGAGGACAATTGATCTTATGGCCGATGAATTGCTTCCTAATATTCCGAAAATGGACGAAGAAACTAAAAAAGAAAAGGTGAATACAATTCagggtttatttaataaagctaAAGAGTATGGAGATGATAAAGTGCAGCTCGCCATTCAGACCTACGAATTAGTTGATAAACACATACGTCGCCTTGATTCTGACCTCGCACGTTTCGAGTCCGAAATACAAGAGAAAGTAATGAGCTCTCGCGCAGCTCAACAGGCTGCCACGGATCAGGAGTCTAATCCTGCTACTGTTAAAAAAGGAAGGAAAAAGCACAAGGGAAGTGAGAAAGCCGCAGCGACAACAGGTAAGAAAAAGCGCACGGGCGCATCGAGCGAGGAGGACGCAGTCGCTAGTGGACGGTCGGCGGCTAAGAAAAAAGCTCAACGAAAAGGTACTACAACTACAACCACAGCTGTTAAAGAGCAGGAAGAAAATGCGGACCTGGATTCTGTTGCGGGAATGGCGCATCCCAGTGACGTGCTAGATATGCCTGTTGATCCAAATGAACCTACATACTGCCTTTGTCACCAAGTGTCCTACGGAGAAATGATAGGGTGTGATAATCCCGACTGCCCTATTGAGTGGTTTCACTTTGCATGTGTAGATCTTAAAATTAAGCCAAAAGGCAAGTGGTATTGTCCGAAGTGTACTCAAGACAGAAAAAAGAAATGA
- the LOC125069888 gene encoding wiskott-Aldrich syndrome protein family member 3: MPLPKRCVEPVHVSRGTVPERLDVPSELEAVTNGTLANTVRQLSSLSKHAEDMFGELTREATSLAERTNVLQARIDRLAIKVTQLDSGVEEVSLQDIQMRKAFRSSRTFQQQLFSRTTMPSAMLATYARCDRPPPLERLNEFRDDGRDARKFYTDPDYFFELWRREMLQDTERIQHDRGKKVRQPRSGGADGRGTRRVRVPHSTRDRQKAEVVTRGEHIMAPNQLRRYNIEQYRPDPLYQTTTMTDGGYRAPQSRPASSQPARPNSIEIENQQNRTPRLTGNGHVMGEESPYGPIEPIYGGSIAGTPRRARPSIPPPAPPAPLQPDTPPHHTPTRSALPPPPPPPEGTSPPPVLNGASPPHRTALDAHLDQMHAVIGMMSSEDLPPRAPTPPPAPPAPPPPEDEHRPRPPSPASLLRGASALKPPRPAADPAPDPRSDLLKAIREGIKLRKVEKRCEENTGKYDTLRGVPALHDVASILARRVAVEQSDTSSGNDTDSDDSDQWTDSRA, from the exons ATGCCGCTGCCGAAGCGCTGCGTGGAGCCGGTGCACGTGTCGCGCGGGACCGTGCCCGAGCGCCTCGACGTGCCGTCCGAGCTAGAGGCAGTCACGAACGGAACACTTGCCAACACTGTCAG aCAGCTTTCGTCTCTGTCCAAACATGCGGAGGATATGTTCGGCGAGTTGACGCGGGAGGCAACGAGCCTGGCGGAAAGGACAAATGTACTGCAAGCAAGAATTGATAGGCTTGCTATAAAGGTCACACAGTTGGACTCTGGCGTAGAAGAag TGTCCCTTCAAGACATCCAAATGCGGAAGGCGTTCCGTTCGTCTCGAACCTTCCAGCAACAGCTGTTCTCTCGAACCACGATGCCGTCTGCGATGCTCGCGACGTACGCTCGCTGCGACCGCCCGCCGCCTCTCGAGCGACTCAACGAGTTCCGAGATGACGGTCGAGACGCTAGGAAGTTCTATACAGATCCGGATTACTTCTTCGAGCTCTGGCGTAGGGAGATGCTGCAAGACACCGAGAGGATCCAGCACGATCGAGGGAAGAAG GTCCGTCAACCACGCAGCGGTGGAGCGGACGGTCGCGGCACGAGGCGCGTTCGCGTCCCGCATTCGACGCGCGACCGGCAGAAGGCGGAGGTGGTGACGCGCGGGGAACACATCATGGCGCCCAACCAGCTGCGGCGGTACAACATCGAGCAGTACCGACCCGACCCGCTCTATCAGA CAACTACAATGACGGATGGTGGATATAGAGCGCCTCAAAGCCGACCTGCGTCATCACAGCCCGCGCGACCAAACTCCATCGAAATCGAGAACCAGCAAAACAGGACTCCTAGGCTCACTGGAAATGGACACG TAATGGGAGAGGAAAGTCCATATGGACCTATCGAGCCAATATACGGAGGTAGTATCGCGGGAACTCCGCGCAGAGCTAGACCTTCCATTCCTCCGCCTGCGCCCCCGGCACCACTGCAGCCAGACACGCCACCACACCATACACCTACAAG ATCTGCGTTGCCACCGCCGCCACCGCCGCCTGAAGGTACTTCTCCTCCACCCGTACTCAACGGCGCTTCGCCTCCGCATCGCACGGCGCTGGATGCACATCTCGATCAGATGCATGCCGTCattg GCATGATGTCATCCGAGGATCTGCCGCCTCGCGCACCTACGCCTCCACCTGCACCTCCAGCTCCTCCACCGCCAGAAGATGAGCACCGACCTCGGCCTCCCTCGCCGGCCTCACTGCTACGGGGTGCCTCTGCCCTTAAGCCGCCGCGTCCTGCTGCCGACCCTGCGCCTGATCCACGTTCAGATTTACTCAAAGCAATACGTGAAG GTATCAAACTGCGTAAAGTGGAGAAGCGATGTGAGGAGAACACTGGCAAATACGATACGCTTCGCGGGGTGCCAGCGCTACACGATGTAGCGTCCATTCTCGCAAGGCGCGTTGCCGTGGAACAGAGCGACACCAGCTCCGGCAACGACACCGACTCGGACGACTCCGACCAGTGGACCGACTCCCGCGCGTGA